TGATAGTGCGGTCGTTCTCCGAATGGTCGAACGAAAGGCTGCTAAACGCTCAAAGGAAGGCAAAAGCGCATGAACAGGAGTGCCAACGTCTGACGGAGAAACGTCAGACCGATATTCAGGAGTACCGATCTGTGAAGGACCGACAAGATGACGACGCATTCACCAACTATCTGTACGGTTCTCTCTTAGTCACCTATCCAGCGCTTGCAGATATATGTGATTTTGTGCAGACTCTCCAAAACAAGCAGTCACGGATTAGTACTCTTCTCTCCGAAGGGGCTAATCGATGATATTCTCACGCTTCGCGCCTGAGAGTCTCTCAACACCAGGGAGATAAAGCACAACTATAGCGTACAGCAGACATGAGTCGCTGCAGCTCTTGTAAGGCACGAGGAAAAACGCTCTATTACTATTCACCAGAAGACAAATCACAGTGGCTTTGTGAGAAGTGTCATCCTACTCGGTCGACATCTGATCGACAAATTACGTAGTCTGATCACCAACCATATGTTGCTATTCACGGTTCGAGATCTCGCAATGAACGCCATCTGAATAGAGCTACAAATCCCTGGGAAACGAGAACGAGACACACTACCAAAGCCAGGCTCGGGGTTTGCATTGGTCTTCCCACCACGAGAGCAGAGTATGAGTAGCAATGTTTCCTGCAACAAGCTATAATTTCCAGGCTCACATGGCACCAACGCACGAACGTAGTGCTTAGAGTGCCTATGATCTGCTCGCTACAAGCGGTGTACCTAATTGCAACCATCTAACAGATGTGACAGCAAGATATATTCGTATATCTTAGAAGCTATCCGGCAGTTCGCATGTGCTTGGACCAGTCAATCATCGATTGAACCCGGTGAGTCGAAGTTGTCGTTCGGCGAATCGTCGGAGTCCTCTGCCAGGTCCGATGCGCTATTGCGGGCGCTCGACATCCAGTCGTCGATATTCTCGGCTACGTAGTCCTTGCTCCCCCAGCCGACACCGATGCCAATTGCGAGTGCAAGTGCCACGCCAAGTGCGCCGAAGAACGCCACGATCACCGTGTTGAAGAGGTTCATCAGCACCGACGTATCGAAGCCGGCAGTATCGAGAGCAAACACGACTACAATATAGTAAACGAACAGCTGAACTGCCAGACCAGCGAAATTCGTCGCGCGGCTCGTGTTGATGTTCGCGACGAACTCGCCGACCAAGTCCGCGAGATAGATTCCCACGATGAGAATGAGGATACCTGCAATAATTAGCGGGAGCTGGCCTACGAACGCACTCAGTGGTCGTGAAAGGGCTGCGAACTGAAGTGCGTCGACCGCCGCGACCAGTGTGAAGTAATAAATCAACACTGAGACAGCCGTCCCAATTGCACCTCCGACACCGCCTGCCGCCCGCGTAGCCGACGCTAGCGGCGTATCCAGAACGTAGACCTCCAGACCGAGATTGTCGACGATATCCTCGACAATATTACCAACGAACCGACCGACTGCAACA
The sequence above is a segment of the Halococcus salsus genome. Coding sequences within it:
- a CDS encoding mechanosensitive ion channel family protein, which translates into the protein MAPLTESDRCDKVMKVTLTMIPLQTEVPQYLQETITNIVPAVLGIIAALLILLVGIILGRVLGGVAKRVVERINPSQYTQGTPLAQPGGAERDIAQAFGSLVKYIIYFFAFMLALAQVDLPVPGDILTDITTAGLQIVVAAVILIAGVAVGRFVGNIVEDIVDNLGLEVYVLDTPLASATRAAGGVGGAIGTAVSVLIYYFTLVAAVDALQFAALSRPLSAFVGQLPLIIAGILILIVGIYLADLVGEFVANINTSRATNFAGLAVQLFVYYIVVVFALDTAGFDTSVLMNLFNTVIVAFFGALGVALALAIGIGVGWGSKDYVAENIDDWMSSARNSASDLAEDSDDSPNDNFDSPGSIDD